GATTTCCGCTGACGGCTCGCTTCCCGGGGGCCGGGCCGCCGGCGTCGAAATGCTCTGGCGATCGGGAGCCCGGGCCGGGCGGTTGGCCAAGCTGCTTCGGGATCTGCGCGCCAAGCCCCTCGAGGAAGACGATCTGGTGACCCTCCAAGCGGATGCGCGTTCGGCGGTGGCGGTCGATCTGGTGCGCAGCGCATTGGTGAGGGTCGGAAAGCAGCCGGCTGGCAGCAGCGAGGCCCAGGAACTCATCGACCTGCTCCGCCACTGGGATGGCGACATGAGCGCCGACCGCGTGGAGGCCGCCGCCTATCATGTGTTCCTTGCTCGCCTGGTCAGGCGTCTGTTCGAGCCCGAACTCGGTTCCGAGTTGCTCGAACGCCTGGTCGGTCTGCGCGGCATGGAGCTCTCTTGGCTGGTGGGTCGCGCCCTGGACCCGCCTTCCGCTCACAAGGAACTGGCGGCGCCCTGGTCGGATCCGGAACGGGTCGACGCCGCCGTGCTGCGAAGCCTTCGGGAAACCTGGATCGAACTCGCAGTAACCCTCGGGCCCAATCGCAAGAAGTGGGGTTGGGGGCGCCTGCATCCGCTTCAGTTCCTGGCAAGGCGGCCTGTCCAGCGGTGGCAACGGGATGCTGCCTTCGGTCCTTTTCCGCTGGGAGGGGATGCCACGACGGTGCTGCTCGGGGAGTACTCCCCCCTCGATTCCTTTGGCGCCCGGGTCGTGGCCGTGCATCGCTTGATCGCCGAGGCGGGCGATCTCGACCAGGCCCTCGTCTTCCTGGTTCCGGGCCAGACCGAGCAGGCCGGGCATCGCTGGCAGGCGGATGGCATCACGCGCTGGCTGCGCGGGCGGCCGATGCTTCTCTCGACGCGGGATCCGGTCATCGACGACACGCGGGTGGCCGAGCTGCGGCTCGAGCCCACTCCCTGAAACCATGCTCCTCTACGCCATCGTTCCGGGCTTCTACGCGGAGGCGGAGCGCGCCGCACATCCTGGGCTGCGAGATCAACCCGTCGTGGTCGGCGGGGATCCGCGCAAGCGCGGCCTGGTGCAAGCGGCCACCCCGGATGCCTTGGCGGCGGGCATTGTGTTGGGGATGCCCATGATCGAGGCGCTCAGCCGCTGTCCCCAGGCGAGGGCGTTGCGGACCCATATGCGGGAGTACCGCGAAGCCGGCAAGCGTCTCCAGGCCGTCTTCCGCCGCGAAACCGAGCGGGTCGAGGCGGTGGGCCTCGACGCCGCGTTTCTCGATCTCGGTGGCTCGGATGAACCGATCCAGCAGGTGGCCATTCGGCTTCGGGAAGAGGTGGCTCGCGAACTCCGGCTGCCCCTGCGGGTCGGCGCTGCACCCATCAAGTTCGTTGCGAGGCTTGCAGCGGAAGACTCCGACGATACAGGGTTTTTCTGGGTTCGACCGGAGGCTCTTCGCGCCTATCTCGATGCGCTGAACGTGATGCGCCTTCCCGGTGTGGGTCCTCGAACGGCAGAGCGAATGGCGAGCCAGGGCGTTGCGACCGTAGGCCAGTTGCGACTGCTCTCGGAGGAGCAGGTGGAGGCCAGTCTCGGCAGCCACGGCCTCGGGATTCTCGCGCTTGCCCTCGGGCGCGACGAGAGCCGGCTGCGGGCCG
This region of bacterium genomic DNA includes:
- a CDS encoding DNA polymerase IV, with product MLLYAIVPGFYAEAERAAHPGLRDQPVVVGGDPRKRGLVQAATPDALAAGIVLGMPMIEALSRCPQARALRTHMREYREAGKRLQAVFRRETERVEAVGLDAAFLDLGGSDEPIQQVAIRLREEVARELRLPLRVGAAPIKFVARLAAEDSDDTGFFWVRPEALRAYLDALNVMRLPGVGPRTAERMASQGVATVGQLRLLSEEQVEASLGSHGLGILALALGRDESRLRAAPHPRSISQESTFDTPENDWGVLEERLAALAADLERSLALEHLAAKRVVLKLRYDDGEATTRSRTDRRPLSTSAAISALAAELLGRTESGRPVKRVGIAVSGIVRVRRDDRQLEMFPDD